The Nitrospirota bacterium genome has a segment encoding these proteins:
- a CDS encoding nitroreductase family protein has translation MLPDESLLNRNDTLCTIKARRSVRTFTRDEVADEEIKTLLHAANAAPSAHNQQAWRFTILRGNKKQELAQLVTAESARFPKPAAALLRMGAKSVASAPVVIAVSNTGDLIRHGTELFKVEKETAHDFFRTMEIQSSAAAVENILLAAASLGLGAVWLGVLYLIKDPVLRFLGEPEGEFMAVVPVGRPARPGSSPKKEPVEMKVRMLE, from the coding sequence CGCGCCGCAGCGTCCGGACCTTCACGCGGGACGAGGTTGCTGACGAGGAGATCAAGACCCTCCTGCACGCGGCCAACGCCGCCCCATCGGCGCACAACCAGCAGGCGTGGCGGTTCACCATTCTGCGCGGGAACAAGAAGCAGGAGCTGGCCCAGCTCGTGACCGCGGAATCGGCCCGATTTCCGAAGCCGGCAGCCGCGCTTCTCCGGATGGGCGCGAAGAGCGTCGCCTCCGCACCGGTGGTCATTGCCGTGTCGAACACGGGCGACCTGATCCGGCACGGCACCGAGCTGTTCAAGGTCGAGAAGGAGACGGCCCACGATTTCTTCCGGACCATGGAGATCCAGAGCTCTGCAGCGGCGGTGGAGAACATCCTGCTTGCGGCCGCGTCGCTCGGCCTGGGCGCGGTTTGGCTCGGGGTCCTCTACCTCATCAAGGACCCTGTGCTCCGGTTCCTCGGAGAGCCGGAGGGCGAGTTCATGGCCGTGGTGCCGGTCGGCAGGCCGGCGCGGCCCGGGAGCAGTCCGAAGAAGGAGCCCGTGGAGATGAAAGTGCGGATGCTGGAATGA